In Xiphophorus couchianus chromosome 8, X_couchianus-1.0, whole genome shotgun sequence, the following proteins share a genomic window:
- the ulk1b gene encoding serine/threonine-protein kinase ULK1 isoform X1 codes for METVGKFEFSRKDLIGHGAFAVVFKGRHQEKLDWEVAVKCINKKNLAKSQTLLGKEIKILKELKHENIVALLDFQETASSVYLVMEYCNGGDLADYLHSKGTLSEDTIRVFLQQIAGAMKVLQTKGIIHRDLKPQNILLSYPPGRKSHSNNTCIKIADFGFARYLQNNMMAATLCGSPMYMAPEVIMSQNYDAKADLWSIGTIVFQCLTGKAPFQASSPQDLRLFYEKNKNLSPNIPRETSSHLRNLLLGLLQRNHKDRMDFDEFFTHPFLDASSSIKKSIPTVTMTCLPSSASASSCSSSSTSHLASPPQSLAETQQLRAKVLASPTQEAAGFLLKDSSGAGGSSSKNSSSCDTDDFVMVLAHFTTGELTCESKVLQDSLMNSGSLLASAGLCNQAKTPPHSPSCSGSPSPVRPTEFPGSNYCGSCGNHVHSLPIPVPTQVQNYHRMELNLQSTKQDGSPRLSTAVHRGSSGSLVGHARAGPLAPWQGAVPSSRRLSLGGTRTFQISPQGPQHVESRQTSQQQPQAPGLGTRLHSAPCLLDCATGSSRQKIKKQHSDPVAVPPTGLMTVRPLHSSPRLSELMQRNPLPTILGSPSRAIPPFEFPKPPSSPNIVTFLTQKGLVVGSPGSRTAPGELRDLGQQAPAPSTHPAYCVHRVNDDGRSFGRSQSAGRLSDMLLMAAFGAGHAGERGSMENLTSEKAIDITAPPGGGFAPGSCSPAQVVFTVGSPPSGSTPPQTSRHRKCSGSFSSGSPAGSLTSHYPQTGTFPEGFEAPPSPRYSFTDPITANMGGAVTFEAPELPEETLMEQEHTDTVQRLRFTLEFVLCLMEVASTRGAVTVGGQGDFSHPAVLQQQSLVADQISSLSREWSHAEQLVLYLKTAELLSTALHTAMEQVKQGKLYPSSTVKQIVRRLNELYKSSVASCRSLSTHLEHFFSRKHRLMDQISSITAERLLFSHTVQMVQAAALDEMFHQGEASILRYHKALLLMEGLSLLLTEHDDILIVSKCKECIERRLTALQSGLCV; via the exons ATGGAGACGGTGGGGAAATTTGAGTTCAGTCGGAAGGACCTGATAGGACATGGCGCATTTGCTGTCGTTTTCAAAGGCAGACACCAAGAG AAACTCGACTGGGAAGTGGCAGTAAAATGCATAAACAAGAAGAACTTGGCCAAATCTCAGACGCTGCTGGGGAAGGAGATCAAAATATTGAAG GAACTGAAACATGAGAACATTGTTGCATTACTGGACTTTCAG GAAACTGCCAGCTCAGTGTACCTGGTAATGGAG TATTGCAATGGCGGAGATCTTGCTGACTACTTACACT CCAAAGGCACACTGAGTGAGGACACTATTCGGGTTTTCCTGCAACAAATTGCAGGGGCCATGAAAGTCCTGCAGACCAAAGGAATAATCCATCGGGACCTCAAACCCCAGAACATTCTGCTCTCCTACCCACCGGGCAGAAAGTCTCATTCCAACAACACCTGCATCAAGATCG CGGACTTTGGCTTTGCCAGATACCTTCAGAACAACATGATGGCAGCTACACTTTGTGGCTCTCCCATGTATATG GCTCCTGAAGTTATTATGTCCCAGAACTATGATGCCAAGGCTGACTTGTGGAGTATAGGAACCATCGTATTTCAGTGTCTGACTGGTAAAGCTCCTTTTCAG GCCAGCAGTCCCCAGGACCTCCGGCTGTTctatgagaaaaacaagaatctGAGTCCCAA catCCCCAGAGAGACTTCTAGCCATCTGAGGAACCTGCTGCTCGGTCTGCTGCAACGCAACCACAAGGATCGTATGGACTTTG ATGAGTTTTTTACCCATCCTTTCTTGGATGCCAGCTCATCCATTAAGAAGt CCATCCCTACAGTGACCATGACCTGTTTGCCCAGTTCGGCATCAGCCAGCTCTTGTAGCAGCTCCTCCACGTCTCACCTTGCCTCACCACCG CAGTCTTTAGCTGAGACTCAGCAACTGCGTGCCAAAGTTCTGGCCTCTCCAACGCAAGAGGCTGCAGGTTTTCTCCTGAAGGACTCGTCTGGAGcaggcggcagcagcagcaagaaCTCCTCCTCTTGCGATACAGATGATTTTGTCATGGTGCTTGCTCATTTTACAA CAGGTGAACTGACTTGTGAGAGTAAAGTGCTGCAGGACAGTTTGATGAACAGCGG cTCTCTTTTGGCTTCAGCTGGTCTGTGTAACCAAGCGAAAACACCACCGCACTCTCCTTCTTGCAGTGGCTCTCCAAGTCCTGTCAG GCCCACCGAGTTCCCTGGCAGTAATTACTGTGGTAGCTGTGGAAACCATGTTCACTCATTGCCTATCCCAGTTCCCACTCAGGTCCAGAACTACCATCGCATGGAGCTGAACCTTCAATCTACCAAGCAGGATGGCTCACCACG GTTGTCGACAGCGGTTCATCGCGGCAGCAGTGGAAGCCTGGTGGGCCATGCTAGAGCAGGACCTTTGGCCCCATGGCAGGGAGCGGTCCCCTCCTCCCGTAGGCTTTCACTGGGAGGGACCAGAACATTCCAGATTTCTCCTCAAG GCCCGCAGCACGTTGAGTCGAGGCAGACgtctcagcagcagccacaggCACCAGGGCTCGGCACACGGCTCCACAGTGCCCCCTGTCTGTTGGATTGCGCAACTGgcagcagcagacagaaaatcaagaagcagcattcagacCCCGTCGCTGTCCCTCCAACTGGGCTGATGACCGTCCGGCCGCTCCACTCTTCCCCCAGACTCAGTGAGCTGATGCAGCGTAACCCTCTACCGACCATCCTGGGATCCCCGTCCAGG GCTATCCCTCCTTTTGAATTCCCAAAGCCGCCAAGTTCTCCAAACATTGTGACGTTCCTGACTCAGAAGGGTTTGGTTGTTGGTTCGCCTGGCAGCAGAACTGCCCCAGGAGAGCTCAGAGACCTGGGACAACAAGCGCCGGCGCCGTCCACCCACCCAGCCTACTGCGTCCACAGAGTGAACGATGATGGCAGGAGCTTTGGAAG GTCACAGAGTGCCGGCCGTCTGTCTGACATGCTGCTAATGGCTGCGTTTGGAGCAGGACATGCAGGAGAACGAGGCAGCATGGAGAACCTGACCTCAGAAAAAGCCATAGACATAACAG CTCCTCCTGGTGGTGGCTTTGCACCTGGTTCTTGCAGCCCCGCACAGGTGGTTTTCACTGTTGGCTCTCCACCAAGTGGCAGTACCCCACCTCAGACCTCCAGACACAGGAAATGTTCAG GCTCCTTCAGTTCAGGCAGTCCTGCAGGCTCGTTGACCAGTCACTACCCCCAAACAGGCACCTTTCCCGAAGGCTTTGAGGCCCCGCCCAGCCCTCGCTACAGTTTCACTGATCCTATCACCGCTAACATGGGAGGCGCTGTGACCTTTGAGGCCCCTGAGCTGCCTGAGGAGACGCTGATGGAG CAAGAGCACACAGACACGGTGCAGCGCCTGCGTTTCACTTTGGAGTTTGTGCTCTGTCTGATGGAGGTGGCTAGCACTCGTGGGGCAGTCACAGTCGGGGGACAGGGAGACTTCTCTCACCCCGCTGTCCTTCAGCAGCAGAGCCTAGTGGCAGATCAGATAAGCTCACTGAGCCGAGAGTGGAG TCATGCAGAGCAGTTGGTGCTCTACCTTAAAACCGCAGAACTGTTGTCTACTGCCTTACACACGGCCATGGAGCAAGTTAAACAGGGCAAACTCTACCCCTCCTCTACTGTCAAACAAA TAGTGAGGCGGCTGAATGAGCTGTACAAGTCCAGCGTGGCATCTTGCCGCTCTCTCAGCACTCATCTGGAACATTTCTTCTCCAGGAAGCATCGTCTAATGGACCAAATCAGCTCTATCACAGCTGAGCGTCTGCTCTTTAGCCACACAGTGCAGATG GTTCAGGCTGCTGCGCTGGATGAGATGTTCCACCAGGGGGAAGCGTCAATCCTGCGTTACCACAAAGCTCTCCTGCTAATGGAGGGCCTGTCTCTGCTCCTCACTGAACACGATGACATCCTTATTGTTAGCAAAT GCAAGGAGTGCATTGAACGTCGCCTCACAGCTCTGCAGTCGGGTCTCTGTGTTTGA
- the ulk1b gene encoding serine/threonine-protein kinase ULK1 isoform X3, whose amino-acid sequence METVGKFEFSRKDLIGHGAFAVVFKGRHQEKLDWEVAVKCINKKNLAKSQTLLGKEIKILKELKHENIVALLDFQETASSVYLVMEYCNGGDLADYLHSKGTLSEDTIRVFLQQIAGAMKVLQTKGIIHRDLKPQNILLSYPPGRKSHSNNTCIKIADFGFARYLQNNMMAATLCGSPMYMAPEVIMSQNYDAKADLWSIGTIVFQCLTGKAPFQASSPQDLRLFYEKNKNLSPNIPRETSSHLRNLLLGLLQRNHKDRMDFDEFFTHPFLDASSSIKKSIPTVTMTCLPSSASASSCSSSSTSHLASPPQSLAETQQLRAKVLASPTQEAAGFLLKDSSGAGGSSSKNSSSCDTDDFVMVLAHFTTGELTCESKVLQDSLMNSGSLLASAGLCNQAKTPPHSPSCSGSPSPVRPTEFPGSNYCGSCGNHVHSLPIPVPTQVQNYHRMELNLQSTKQDGSPRLSTAVHRGSSGSLVGHARAGPLAPWQGAVPSSRRLSLGGTRTFQISPQGPQHVESRQTSQQQPQAPGLGTRLHSAPCLLDCATGSSRQKIKKQHSDPVAVPPTGLMTVRPLHSSPRLSELMQRNPLPTILGSPSRPPSSPNIVTFLTQKGLVVGSPGSRTAPGELRDLGQQAPAPSTHPAYCVHRVNDDGRSFGRSQSAGRLSDMLLMAAFGAGHAGERGSMENLTSEKAIDITAPPGGGFAPGSCSPAQVVFTVGSPPSGSTPPQTSRHRKCSGSFSSGSPAGSLTSHYPQTGTFPEGFEAPPSPRYSFTDPITANMGGAVTFEAPELPEETLMEQEHTDTVQRLRFTLEFVLCLMEVASTRGAVTVGGQGDFSHPAVLQQQSLVADQISSLSREWSHAEQLVLYLKTAELLSTALHTAMEQVKQGKLYPSSTVKQIVRRLNELYKSSVASCRSLSTHLEHFFSRKHRLMDQISSITAERLLFSHTVQMVQAAALDEMFHQGEASILRYHKALLLMEGLSLLLTEHDDILIVSKCKECIERRLTALQSGLCV is encoded by the exons ATGGAGACGGTGGGGAAATTTGAGTTCAGTCGGAAGGACCTGATAGGACATGGCGCATTTGCTGTCGTTTTCAAAGGCAGACACCAAGAG AAACTCGACTGGGAAGTGGCAGTAAAATGCATAAACAAGAAGAACTTGGCCAAATCTCAGACGCTGCTGGGGAAGGAGATCAAAATATTGAAG GAACTGAAACATGAGAACATTGTTGCATTACTGGACTTTCAG GAAACTGCCAGCTCAGTGTACCTGGTAATGGAG TATTGCAATGGCGGAGATCTTGCTGACTACTTACACT CCAAAGGCACACTGAGTGAGGACACTATTCGGGTTTTCCTGCAACAAATTGCAGGGGCCATGAAAGTCCTGCAGACCAAAGGAATAATCCATCGGGACCTCAAACCCCAGAACATTCTGCTCTCCTACCCACCGGGCAGAAAGTCTCATTCCAACAACACCTGCATCAAGATCG CGGACTTTGGCTTTGCCAGATACCTTCAGAACAACATGATGGCAGCTACACTTTGTGGCTCTCCCATGTATATG GCTCCTGAAGTTATTATGTCCCAGAACTATGATGCCAAGGCTGACTTGTGGAGTATAGGAACCATCGTATTTCAGTGTCTGACTGGTAAAGCTCCTTTTCAG GCCAGCAGTCCCCAGGACCTCCGGCTGTTctatgagaaaaacaagaatctGAGTCCCAA catCCCCAGAGAGACTTCTAGCCATCTGAGGAACCTGCTGCTCGGTCTGCTGCAACGCAACCACAAGGATCGTATGGACTTTG ATGAGTTTTTTACCCATCCTTTCTTGGATGCCAGCTCATCCATTAAGAAGt CCATCCCTACAGTGACCATGACCTGTTTGCCCAGTTCGGCATCAGCCAGCTCTTGTAGCAGCTCCTCCACGTCTCACCTTGCCTCACCACCG CAGTCTTTAGCTGAGACTCAGCAACTGCGTGCCAAAGTTCTGGCCTCTCCAACGCAAGAGGCTGCAGGTTTTCTCCTGAAGGACTCGTCTGGAGcaggcggcagcagcagcaagaaCTCCTCCTCTTGCGATACAGATGATTTTGTCATGGTGCTTGCTCATTTTACAA CAGGTGAACTGACTTGTGAGAGTAAAGTGCTGCAGGACAGTTTGATGAACAGCGG cTCTCTTTTGGCTTCAGCTGGTCTGTGTAACCAAGCGAAAACACCACCGCACTCTCCTTCTTGCAGTGGCTCTCCAAGTCCTGTCAG GCCCACCGAGTTCCCTGGCAGTAATTACTGTGGTAGCTGTGGAAACCATGTTCACTCATTGCCTATCCCAGTTCCCACTCAGGTCCAGAACTACCATCGCATGGAGCTGAACCTTCAATCTACCAAGCAGGATGGCTCACCACG GTTGTCGACAGCGGTTCATCGCGGCAGCAGTGGAAGCCTGGTGGGCCATGCTAGAGCAGGACCTTTGGCCCCATGGCAGGGAGCGGTCCCCTCCTCCCGTAGGCTTTCACTGGGAGGGACCAGAACATTCCAGATTTCTCCTCAAG GCCCGCAGCACGTTGAGTCGAGGCAGACgtctcagcagcagccacaggCACCAGGGCTCGGCACACGGCTCCACAGTGCCCCCTGTCTGTTGGATTGCGCAACTGgcagcagcagacagaaaatcaagaagcagcattcagacCCCGTCGCTGTCCCTCCAACTGGGCTGATGACCGTCCGGCCGCTCCACTCTTCCCCCAGACTCAGTGAGCTGATGCAGCGTAACCCTCTACCGACCATCCTGGGATCCCCGTCCAGG CCGCCAAGTTCTCCAAACATTGTGACGTTCCTGACTCAGAAGGGTTTGGTTGTTGGTTCGCCTGGCAGCAGAACTGCCCCAGGAGAGCTCAGAGACCTGGGACAACAAGCGCCGGCGCCGTCCACCCACCCAGCCTACTGCGTCCACAGAGTGAACGATGATGGCAGGAGCTTTGGAAG GTCACAGAGTGCCGGCCGTCTGTCTGACATGCTGCTAATGGCTGCGTTTGGAGCAGGACATGCAGGAGAACGAGGCAGCATGGAGAACCTGACCTCAGAAAAAGCCATAGACATAACAG CTCCTCCTGGTGGTGGCTTTGCACCTGGTTCTTGCAGCCCCGCACAGGTGGTTTTCACTGTTGGCTCTCCACCAAGTGGCAGTACCCCACCTCAGACCTCCAGACACAGGAAATGTTCAG GCTCCTTCAGTTCAGGCAGTCCTGCAGGCTCGTTGACCAGTCACTACCCCCAAACAGGCACCTTTCCCGAAGGCTTTGAGGCCCCGCCCAGCCCTCGCTACAGTTTCACTGATCCTATCACCGCTAACATGGGAGGCGCTGTGACCTTTGAGGCCCCTGAGCTGCCTGAGGAGACGCTGATGGAG CAAGAGCACACAGACACGGTGCAGCGCCTGCGTTTCACTTTGGAGTTTGTGCTCTGTCTGATGGAGGTGGCTAGCACTCGTGGGGCAGTCACAGTCGGGGGACAGGGAGACTTCTCTCACCCCGCTGTCCTTCAGCAGCAGAGCCTAGTGGCAGATCAGATAAGCTCACTGAGCCGAGAGTGGAG TCATGCAGAGCAGTTGGTGCTCTACCTTAAAACCGCAGAACTGTTGTCTACTGCCTTACACACGGCCATGGAGCAAGTTAAACAGGGCAAACTCTACCCCTCCTCTACTGTCAAACAAA TAGTGAGGCGGCTGAATGAGCTGTACAAGTCCAGCGTGGCATCTTGCCGCTCTCTCAGCACTCATCTGGAACATTTCTTCTCCAGGAAGCATCGTCTAATGGACCAAATCAGCTCTATCACAGCTGAGCGTCTGCTCTTTAGCCACACAGTGCAGATG GTTCAGGCTGCTGCGCTGGATGAGATGTTCCACCAGGGGGAAGCGTCAATCCTGCGTTACCACAAAGCTCTCCTGCTAATGGAGGGCCTGTCTCTGCTCCTCACTGAACACGATGACATCCTTATTGTTAGCAAAT GCAAGGAGTGCATTGAACGTCGCCTCACAGCTCTGCAGTCGGGTCTCTGTGTTTGA
- the ulk1b gene encoding serine/threonine-protein kinase ULK1 isoform X2, which translates to METVGKFEFSRKDLIGHGAFAVVFKGRHQEKLDWEVAVKCINKKNLAKSQTLLGKEIKILKELKHENIVALLDFQETASSVYLVMEYCNGGDLADYLHSKGTLSEDTIRVFLQQIAGAMKVLQTKGIIHRDLKPQNILLSYPPGRKSHSNNTCIKIADFGFARYLQNNMMAATLCGSPMYMAPEVIMSQNYDAKADLWSIGTIVFQCLTGKAPFQASSPQDLRLFYEKNKNLSPNIPRETSSHLRNLLLGLLQRNHKDRMDFDEFFTHPFLDASSSIKKSIPTVTMTCLPSSASASSCSSSSTSHLASPPQSLAETQQLRAKVLASPTQEAAGFLLKDSSGAGGSSSKNSSSCDTDDFVMVLAHFTSELTCESKVLQDSLMNSGSLLASAGLCNQAKTPPHSPSCSGSPSPVRPTEFPGSNYCGSCGNHVHSLPIPVPTQVQNYHRMELNLQSTKQDGSPRLSTAVHRGSSGSLVGHARAGPLAPWQGAVPSSRRLSLGGTRTFQISPQGPQHVESRQTSQQQPQAPGLGTRLHSAPCLLDCATGSSRQKIKKQHSDPVAVPPTGLMTVRPLHSSPRLSELMQRNPLPTILGSPSRAIPPFEFPKPPSSPNIVTFLTQKGLVVGSPGSRTAPGELRDLGQQAPAPSTHPAYCVHRVNDDGRSFGRSQSAGRLSDMLLMAAFGAGHAGERGSMENLTSEKAIDITAPPGGGFAPGSCSPAQVVFTVGSPPSGSTPPQTSRHRKCSGSFSSGSPAGSLTSHYPQTGTFPEGFEAPPSPRYSFTDPITANMGGAVTFEAPELPEETLMEQEHTDTVQRLRFTLEFVLCLMEVASTRGAVTVGGQGDFSHPAVLQQQSLVADQISSLSREWSHAEQLVLYLKTAELLSTALHTAMEQVKQGKLYPSSTVKQIVRRLNELYKSSVASCRSLSTHLEHFFSRKHRLMDQISSITAERLLFSHTVQMVQAAALDEMFHQGEASILRYHKALLLMEGLSLLLTEHDDILIVSKCKECIERRLTALQSGLCV; encoded by the exons ATGGAGACGGTGGGGAAATTTGAGTTCAGTCGGAAGGACCTGATAGGACATGGCGCATTTGCTGTCGTTTTCAAAGGCAGACACCAAGAG AAACTCGACTGGGAAGTGGCAGTAAAATGCATAAACAAGAAGAACTTGGCCAAATCTCAGACGCTGCTGGGGAAGGAGATCAAAATATTGAAG GAACTGAAACATGAGAACATTGTTGCATTACTGGACTTTCAG GAAACTGCCAGCTCAGTGTACCTGGTAATGGAG TATTGCAATGGCGGAGATCTTGCTGACTACTTACACT CCAAAGGCACACTGAGTGAGGACACTATTCGGGTTTTCCTGCAACAAATTGCAGGGGCCATGAAAGTCCTGCAGACCAAAGGAATAATCCATCGGGACCTCAAACCCCAGAACATTCTGCTCTCCTACCCACCGGGCAGAAAGTCTCATTCCAACAACACCTGCATCAAGATCG CGGACTTTGGCTTTGCCAGATACCTTCAGAACAACATGATGGCAGCTACACTTTGTGGCTCTCCCATGTATATG GCTCCTGAAGTTATTATGTCCCAGAACTATGATGCCAAGGCTGACTTGTGGAGTATAGGAACCATCGTATTTCAGTGTCTGACTGGTAAAGCTCCTTTTCAG GCCAGCAGTCCCCAGGACCTCCGGCTGTTctatgagaaaaacaagaatctGAGTCCCAA catCCCCAGAGAGACTTCTAGCCATCTGAGGAACCTGCTGCTCGGTCTGCTGCAACGCAACCACAAGGATCGTATGGACTTTG ATGAGTTTTTTACCCATCCTTTCTTGGATGCCAGCTCATCCATTAAGAAGt CCATCCCTACAGTGACCATGACCTGTTTGCCCAGTTCGGCATCAGCCAGCTCTTGTAGCAGCTCCTCCACGTCTCACCTTGCCTCACCACCG CAGTCTTTAGCTGAGACTCAGCAACTGCGTGCCAAAGTTCTGGCCTCTCCAACGCAAGAGGCTGCAGGTTTTCTCCTGAAGGACTCGTCTGGAGcaggcggcagcagcagcaagaaCTCCTCCTCTTGCGATACAGATGATTTTGTCATGGTGCTTGCTCATTTTACAA GTGAACTGACTTGTGAGAGTAAAGTGCTGCAGGACAGTTTGATGAACAGCGG cTCTCTTTTGGCTTCAGCTGGTCTGTGTAACCAAGCGAAAACACCACCGCACTCTCCTTCTTGCAGTGGCTCTCCAAGTCCTGTCAG GCCCACCGAGTTCCCTGGCAGTAATTACTGTGGTAGCTGTGGAAACCATGTTCACTCATTGCCTATCCCAGTTCCCACTCAGGTCCAGAACTACCATCGCATGGAGCTGAACCTTCAATCTACCAAGCAGGATGGCTCACCACG GTTGTCGACAGCGGTTCATCGCGGCAGCAGTGGAAGCCTGGTGGGCCATGCTAGAGCAGGACCTTTGGCCCCATGGCAGGGAGCGGTCCCCTCCTCCCGTAGGCTTTCACTGGGAGGGACCAGAACATTCCAGATTTCTCCTCAAG GCCCGCAGCACGTTGAGTCGAGGCAGACgtctcagcagcagccacaggCACCAGGGCTCGGCACACGGCTCCACAGTGCCCCCTGTCTGTTGGATTGCGCAACTGgcagcagcagacagaaaatcaagaagcagcattcagacCCCGTCGCTGTCCCTCCAACTGGGCTGATGACCGTCCGGCCGCTCCACTCTTCCCCCAGACTCAGTGAGCTGATGCAGCGTAACCCTCTACCGACCATCCTGGGATCCCCGTCCAGG GCTATCCCTCCTTTTGAATTCCCAAAGCCGCCAAGTTCTCCAAACATTGTGACGTTCCTGACTCAGAAGGGTTTGGTTGTTGGTTCGCCTGGCAGCAGAACTGCCCCAGGAGAGCTCAGAGACCTGGGACAACAAGCGCCGGCGCCGTCCACCCACCCAGCCTACTGCGTCCACAGAGTGAACGATGATGGCAGGAGCTTTGGAAG GTCACAGAGTGCCGGCCGTCTGTCTGACATGCTGCTAATGGCTGCGTTTGGAGCAGGACATGCAGGAGAACGAGGCAGCATGGAGAACCTGACCTCAGAAAAAGCCATAGACATAACAG CTCCTCCTGGTGGTGGCTTTGCACCTGGTTCTTGCAGCCCCGCACAGGTGGTTTTCACTGTTGGCTCTCCACCAAGTGGCAGTACCCCACCTCAGACCTCCAGACACAGGAAATGTTCAG GCTCCTTCAGTTCAGGCAGTCCTGCAGGCTCGTTGACCAGTCACTACCCCCAAACAGGCACCTTTCCCGAAGGCTTTGAGGCCCCGCCCAGCCCTCGCTACAGTTTCACTGATCCTATCACCGCTAACATGGGAGGCGCTGTGACCTTTGAGGCCCCTGAGCTGCCTGAGGAGACGCTGATGGAG CAAGAGCACACAGACACGGTGCAGCGCCTGCGTTTCACTTTGGAGTTTGTGCTCTGTCTGATGGAGGTGGCTAGCACTCGTGGGGCAGTCACAGTCGGGGGACAGGGAGACTTCTCTCACCCCGCTGTCCTTCAGCAGCAGAGCCTAGTGGCAGATCAGATAAGCTCACTGAGCCGAGAGTGGAG TCATGCAGAGCAGTTGGTGCTCTACCTTAAAACCGCAGAACTGTTGTCTACTGCCTTACACACGGCCATGGAGCAAGTTAAACAGGGCAAACTCTACCCCTCCTCTACTGTCAAACAAA TAGTGAGGCGGCTGAATGAGCTGTACAAGTCCAGCGTGGCATCTTGCCGCTCTCTCAGCACTCATCTGGAACATTTCTTCTCCAGGAAGCATCGTCTAATGGACCAAATCAGCTCTATCACAGCTGAGCGTCTGCTCTTTAGCCACACAGTGCAGATG GTTCAGGCTGCTGCGCTGGATGAGATGTTCCACCAGGGGGAAGCGTCAATCCTGCGTTACCACAAAGCTCTCCTGCTAATGGAGGGCCTGTCTCTGCTCCTCACTGAACACGATGACATCCTTATTGTTAGCAAAT GCAAGGAGTGCATTGAACGTCGCCTCACAGCTCTGCAGTCGGGTCTCTGTGTTTGA